The following coding sequences are from one Rhineura floridana isolate rRhiFlo1 chromosome 2, rRhiFlo1.hap2, whole genome shotgun sequence window:
- the COQ10B gene encoding coenzyme Q-binding protein COQ10 homolog B, mitochondrial isoform X2 gives MLYKTLLQKIVKPSAFPTWSSIMNYDMRSKRNYLPPSEVNLGQVFLSELAEAKLPSQIGDAIQLKCRDCIFELVNQIKLRLPPNVQHLESLGALNPSVVLSPLRPTFSTLSFLSLYRGDHSKLEQQWRNLDTVSWTNTEDGQIEQFWVEVLKHTDEVGDKDFVELGLFVLTLLTLPFSNAAVECTVSQMNLIKHKLKNRLQDSLLENILRIRAYMHRNKICCNQFQPSKEMISLFSSEFYAVANSRDAIEGYNDIF, from the coding sequence ATGCTCTACAAGACTCTGTTACAAAAAATAGTGAAGCCTTCTGCCTTTCCAACATGGTCATCCATAATGAACTATGACATGCGAAGCAAGCGAAACTACCTGCCCCCCTCGGAGGTTAATCTAGGGCAAGTGTTCCTCTCAGAATTAGCAGAAGCCAAACTCCCTTCCCAAATTGGAGATGCAATTCAACTGAAGTGTCGGGATTGTATTTTTGAGCTTGTAAACCAAATAAAGCTTCGCCTGCCCCCAAACGTACAACATCTTGAATCACTTGGTGCTCTAAATCCTTCAGTTGTTCTGAGTCCTCTAAGACCTACATTCTCAACTCTATCATTTTTGTCCTTATATAGAGGAGATCACTCAAAACTGGAGCAGCAGTGGAGAAATCTGGATACAGTTTCTTGGACAAACACAGAAGATGGCCAGATAGAACAATTCTGGGTAGAAGTTCTAAAACACACAGATGAAGTGGGAGATAAAGATTTTGTTGAGCTAGGATTATTTGTCCTTACTCTGCTCACCCTGCCATTCAGCAATGCAGCAGTGGAGTGTACAGTTTCACAAATGAATCTGATAAAACACAAGTTAAAGAACAGGCTGCAGGACAGCCTGCTTGAAAATATCCTGAGGATCAGAGCCTACATGCACAGAAATAAGATTTGCTGCAATCAGTTTCAGCCATCCAAAGAGATGATTTCTTTGTTCAGTAGCGAATTTTATGCTGTTGCTAATAGCCGGGATGCAATAGAAGGCTATAATGatatattttga
- the COQ10B gene encoding coenzyme Q-binding protein COQ10 homolog B, mitochondrial isoform X1: MAHKQIGKWEKYGKRYCRDWEGEAGLKDWVRRVPGDQSKAACRYCICEIRAHHSDLVAHSKTKKHKKHVALLSQPSANVEKHPFEFDIRHSLQLEKQVSFEAEQDKLDELRHAEMDESINVCALKLAAHIACHMSIFTVDHLGCIIGGIAEKDISLHRTKCSTIIRDIIGPTVHKELLRDIGNGYYSLIIDESSDVSSQKQLCLMVRYFSNKLKCIVSSFAGIITFTASDSDFITEALLLFLNENKLNIKKCVGIAADGLSANICDHKNSLLKKFYELNPCGVFIKCICHSLYLCLSRAIDVLPLNLEYMISQTYLWFSQSTFHQKQYAELYAAISVGENALKVLQVTDTRWLSISPCINRILSQYDTLKLHFQSVKDNEKDYSADLLYQMYSEPVNRLYLVFLQPLVQEANRISKLFLLETVNPVKLITELVMLYKTLLQKIVKPSAFPTWSSIMNYDMRSKRNYLPPSEVNLGQVFLSELAEAKLPSQIGDAIQLKCRDCIFELVNQIKLRLPPNVQHLESLGALNPSVVLSPLRPTFSTLSFLSLYRGDHSKLEQQWRNLDTVSWTNTEDGQIEQFWVEVLKHTDEVGDKDFVELGLFVLTLLTLPFSNAAVECTVSQMNLIKHKLKNRLQDSLLENILRIRAYMHRNKICCNQFQPSKEMISLFSSEFYAVANSRDAIEGYNDIF, translated from the coding sequence ATGGCACACAAGCAGATTGGAAAGTGGGAAAAGTATGGCAAAAGGTATTGTAGAGACTGGGAAGGAGAGGCTGGCTTAAAAGACTGGGTTCGGAGGGTACCAGGAGATCAGTCAAAAGCAGCATGCAGATACTGCATATGTGAAATCAGAGCTCACCACAGTGATCTTGTGGCACACAGTAAAACGAAGAAGCATAAGAAGCACGTTGCGTTGCTTTCACAGCCTTCGGCTAATGTGGAAAAACATCCATTTGAGTTTGATATACGGCATTCATTGCAACTTGAAAAACAAGTTTCCTTTGAAGCTGAGCAAGATAAACTTGATGAATTGAGGCATGCAGAAATGGATGAATCCATAAATGTGTGTGCTCTGAAATTAGCAGCACATATAGCTTGCCACATGAGTATTTTTACTGTTGATCACCTTGGGTGTATTATTGGTGGAATAGCTGAGAAAGACATAAGTCTTCATAGGACAAAATGCTCAACAATTATTAGAGATATCATAGGCCCTACTGTGCATAAAGAGCTTCTTAGGGACATTGGCAATGGATACTACTCACTGATCATTGATGAAAGTTCGGATGTGTCTTCACAAAAGCAACTTTGTTTGATGGTGCGATACTTCAGCAACAAGCTTAAATGCATTGTATCCTCCTTTGCAGGAATAATTACTTTCACTGCAAGCGATTCTGATTTTATCACAGAAGCCCTCTTATTGTTCCTAAATGAAAATAAACTGAACATAAAGAAGTGTGTTGGGATTGCTGCTGATGGTCTCAGCGCAAATATATGTGACCATAAAAATTCGCTGCTTAAGAAGTTTTATGAACTCAATCCTTGTGGTGTTTTTATTAAGTGCATATGTCACTCCCTTTATCTGTGCTTATCAAGAGCTATTGATGTGCTTCCACTGAACCTAGAATACATGATTTCACAGACCTATTTGTGGTTTTCTCAAAGCACATTTCACCAGAAACAGTACGCTGAACTGTATGCTGCAATCAGTGTTGGAGAGAATGCACTGAAAGTGCTGCAAGTTACTGACACACGATGGCTGTCTATTAGTCCTTGCATCAATAGAATACTTAGCCAGTATGATACTCTGAAGTTGCATTTTCAGTCTGTAAAAGACAATGAAAAGGACTACAGTGCTGACCTCCTCTATCAAATGTACTCTGAGCCTGTTAACAGACTTTATCTTGTTTTTTTACAGCCTCTTGTCCAGGAAGCAAATAGGATCAGTAAGTTATTTCTTCTGGAAACTGTTAATCCAGTTAAACTTATTACTGAGTTAGTGATGCTCTACAAGACTCTGTTACAAAAAATAGTGAAGCCTTCTGCCTTTCCAACATGGTCATCCATAATGAACTATGACATGCGAAGCAAGCGAAACTACCTGCCCCCCTCGGAGGTTAATCTAGGGCAAGTGTTCCTCTCAGAATTAGCAGAAGCCAAACTCCCTTCCCAAATTGGAGATGCAATTCAACTGAAGTGTCGGGATTGTATTTTTGAGCTTGTAAACCAAATAAAGCTTCGCCTGCCCCCAAACGTACAACATCTTGAATCACTTGGTGCTCTAAATCCTTCAGTTGTTCTGAGTCCTCTAAGACCTACATTCTCAACTCTATCATTTTTGTCCTTATATAGAGGAGATCACTCAAAACTGGAGCAGCAGTGGAGAAATCTGGATACAGTTTCTTGGACAAACACAGAAGATGGCCAGATAGAACAATTCTGGGTAGAAGTTCTAAAACACACAGATGAAGTGGGAGATAAAGATTTTGTTGAGCTAGGATTATTTGTCCTTACTCTGCTCACCCTGCCATTCAGCAATGCAGCAGTGGAGTGTACAGTTTCACAAATGAATCTGATAAAACACAAGTTAAAGAACAGGCTGCAGGACAGCCTGCTTGAAAATATCCTGAGGATCAGAGCCTACATGCACAGAAATAAGATTTGCTGCAATCAGTTTCAGCCATCCAAAGAGATGATTTCTTTGTTCAGTAGCGAATTTTATGCTGTTGCTAATAGCCGGGATGCAATAGAAGGCTATAATGatatattttga